A single Bacillota bacterium DNA region contains:
- a CDS encoding CoA transferase: MAEKALQGIRVIDFTRMLAGPFCGMLLADMGAEVIHVERPEIGDESRSFAPFIDGVGTCYLASNRNKKGITLNLKTERGVELFKELAKVSDIVVENNRPGTMERFGIGYDVLSRINPGLILTSVSGFGQTGPYSQRVAYDLVAQAMGGLMSFTGYPDSPPTRTGNAMGDFLGGLFATVGTLAALHYREKTGKGQWVDAAMVDAVVAVLENAITNYMGLGEVLQRNGSRIRGNAPYNCYKARDGWVVIGVSGDIVWPRLAKAMGREDMTTDPRFSRVEARVKNVDQVDAIVGEWTAGQLTSDIVSILEKAGVPCAPVLGIDQVVRDPHVQAREMVVKVDYPGIPPVYLSGICPKLSLTPGTVDSPPPTLGQHNEEIYCGLLGLDRSELEELKAQGVI; this comes from the coding sequence GGCATGCTCCTCGCCGACATGGGCGCGGAGGTCATACATGTGGAGCGGCCCGAGATTGGCGACGAATCTCGCAGCTTCGCGCCGTTCATCGACGGGGTTGGCACCTGCTATCTGGCTTCAAACCGCAACAAGAAGGGGATCACGCTCAATCTCAAGACCGAGCGCGGCGTTGAGCTCTTCAAGGAGCTTGCCAAGGTGTCCGACATCGTGGTCGAGAACAACCGGCCCGGAACAATGGAGCGATTCGGCATCGGGTACGATGTCCTTTCCCGGATCAACCCTGGGCTCATTCTTACCTCGGTGTCCGGTTTCGGGCAGACCGGGCCGTACTCGCAACGGGTGGCGTACGATCTGGTGGCCCAGGCGATGGGAGGACTGATGAGTTTCACGGGCTACCCCGATTCGCCACCTACCCGCACCGGGAACGCCATGGGAGACTTCCTCGGCGGCCTGTTCGCTACCGTGGGCACGCTTGCCGCTTTGCACTACAGGGAGAAGACGGGGAAGGGGCAGTGGGTGGACGCTGCAATGGTAGATGCCGTTGTGGCGGTCCTGGAAAACGCCATCACGAACTACATGGGCCTTGGTGAAGTCTTGCAGCGTAACGGCAGCCGGATACGGGGAAACGCCCCGTACAACTGTTACAAGGCAAGGGATGGGTGGGTGGTAATCGGCGTGTCCGGCGACATAGTCTGGCCCAGGCTTGCGAAGGCGATGGGCAGGGAGGACATGACCACGGATCCCCGGTTCTCACGCGTGGAGGCCCGAGTGAAGAACGTGGACCAGGTTGATGCCATAGTCGGGGAGTGGACGGCCGGACAGCTAACTAGCGACATAGTGTCGATCCTTGAGAAGGCCGGGGTTCCATGTGCCCCGGTGTTGGGCATTGATCAGGTCGTGAGGGACCCACACGTTCAGGCCCGCGAGATGGTGGTGAAGGTGGACTATCCAGGTATTCCTCCGGTGTACCTGAGCGGCATCTGCCCGAAACTGTCTCTCACGCCCGGGACGGTGGATTCCCCACCGCCCACCCTCGGCCAACACAATGAGGAAATATACTGTGGACTGCTCGGGCTCGATAGGTCGGAGCTGGAGGAGCTCAAGGCTCAAGGAGTCATTTGA
- a CDS encoding tripartite tricarboxylate transporter substrate binding protein: protein MRRTGSGRVGLLVALLVVLVASMSLGSVFAASGDYPTKPIQVVVGWGAGGITDRSARGVAPVAEKFLGQPWVVTNMPGAAGAIGAAHVLRQNPDGYTLLFGSETMSIWQLMGLSEYSYKDFEPIMLCTQGVPAIAVNASRPWRTVQEFVEYAKANPRKIKLGIAGPATTGAVAAAILHKCLGTELSNIAFEGGGPAVTAALGGHVDVVMENLPDVVEHHKAGKLRILAIFDNERMETLPDVPALGEIYAGTRNYLPYGPYFGLFAPKGVPAAVVSTLTDAMKKTVADPRWQQYVRDGYFRSLALSGEEARKYLDEWTAQTAWLIYDLGVAKKSPEELGIPKP, encoded by the coding sequence GTGAGAAGAACGGGTAGTGGCAGGGTTGGCTTGCTTGTTGCGCTCCTTGTCGTCTTGGTGGCATCGATGTCCCTTGGGAGTGTTTTTGCAGCGTCCGGTGATTACCCTACCAAGCCGATTCAGGTGGTGGTCGGCTGGGGTGCAGGCGGAATAACCGACCGCAGCGCGCGCGGGGTCGCACCTGTCGCCGAGAAGTTCCTCGGGCAGCCGTGGGTGGTGACTAACATGCCCGGAGCAGCTGGCGCGATAGGGGCGGCACATGTGCTGAGGCAGAATCCCGACGGTTACACACTTCTCTTCGGTTCGGAGACCATGTCCATTTGGCAGTTGATGGGCCTCTCTGAGTACAGCTACAAGGACTTCGAGCCAATAATGCTGTGTACTCAAGGTGTGCCTGCCATCGCGGTGAATGCGTCAAGGCCCTGGCGGACCGTTCAGGAGTTTGTCGAGTACGCCAAGGCAAACCCCAGAAAGATCAAACTCGGGATCGCCGGCCCGGCCACCACGGGAGCCGTGGCAGCAGCGATACTGCACAAATGCCTGGGGACCGAGCTATCGAACATAGCCTTTGAGGGAGGAGGTCCCGCAGTAACTGCTGCCCTGGGTGGTCACGTGGATGTCGTCATGGAGAACCTGCCTGACGTGGTTGAGCATCACAAAGCTGGTAAGCTGCGTATTCTGGCGATCTTCGACAACGAACGCATGGAGACGCTCCCGGACGTTCCCGCTCTGGGTGAAATATACGCGGGAACTAGGAACTACCTCCCCTACGGGCCGTACTTCGGGTTGTTCGCGCCGAAGGGTGTCCCTGCTGCCGTGGTATCCACTCTGACTGACGCGATGAAGAAGACGGTCGCGGATCCCAGGTGGCAGCAGTATGTGCGTGACGGGTATTTTCGGTCCCTAGCTCTGTCCGGAGAAGAGGCGCGGAAGTACCTGGACGAGTGGACCGCACAGACGGCATGGCTCATCTACGATCTGGGAGTGGCAAAGAAATCTCCTGAAGAACTCGGTATTCCCAAGCCCTGA
- a CDS encoding tripartite tricarboxylate transporter TctB family protein encodes MRWPGGNATDYVSALVFAAVGVTLLIGAARQPDFGVSNQSPGVFPAVVGAITILASLSLAVETARRSADRRRADDKSVDGESPVNRDTDVPATSPGRFFGVVAAILAYVLLLRRVHFAPASFIFLVALMVVLKSGSVLRIIVISLCAVVAVQLVFGTAFRVVLP; translated from the coding sequence ATGAGGTGGCCTGGCGGGAACGCGACGGACTACGTGAGCGCACTCGTTTTTGCCGCAGTCGGGGTAACGCTGCTGATAGGCGCGGCACGCCAACCCGACTTCGGAGTGTCGAACCAGTCTCCCGGAGTCTTTCCCGCGGTAGTCGGCGCCATCACGATTCTGGCCAGTCTGTCTCTGGCCGTGGAGACGGCCCGGAGAAGCGCGGACCGCAGACGCGCTGATGATAAGAGCGTCGACGGCGAGAGTCCGGTCAATAGGGACACGGACGTCCCGGCGACCAGTCCCGGCCGGTTTTTCGGCGTGGTCGCTGCGATCCTCGCCTACGTGTTGTTGCTGAGGCGCGTCCACTTCGCACCGGCAAGTTTCATTTTCCTGGTCGCGCTGATGGTCGTGTTGAAGAGCGGGAGCGTCCTGAGGATCATCGTTATCTCGCTGTGCGCGGTGGTGGCGGTTCAGCTAGTGTTCGGCACGGCGTTCAGGGTGGTACTGCCGTGA